A genomic region of Tigriopus californicus strain San Diego chromosome 1, Tcal_SD_v2.1, whole genome shotgun sequence contains the following coding sequences:
- the LOC131886107 gene encoding uncharacterized protein LOC131886107: MNIHPVYSAPGRLSSTFDNSHFKVQHVSPQFHSNLRSLRCLLFSMGREKIQCGQAYLNTDYFMAWEPSRQSKTIEILLQGDESLFDQDCRDLWENFGAKNHFSIVTSHKKFISKVYQRFRKCFPNVLEEQIVHHDDTKFSFIEVVGYTDRWVWQRNDTEIWRQAVEHHFQNSPHHPQYHSASSEVKFSFANKKDMKFVDMPIADLEESIIDMLACEWERGLAGSATATSSELATISPAYLKRYTKADRERVCGYLNEIDTSGL; the protein is encoded by the exons atgaatattcacCCGGTCTATTCTGCCCCGGGCCGTCTAAGTTCGACGTTTGATAATTCTCATTTTAAAGTACAACATGTGAGTCCGCAGTTTCATTCCAACCTCCGTTCACTTCGGTGTCTCTTATTCTCAATGGGGAGGGAAAAAATACAATGTGGTCAGGCCTACCTGAACACCGATTACTTCATGGCTTGGGAACCCTCAAGGCAGTCCAAAACCATCGAGATCCTCTTGCAGGGGGATGAATCACTGTTTGACCAGGATTGTCGAGATTTGTGGGAGAACTTCGGCgccaaaaatcatttttcgatTGTCACATCGCACAAGAAATTTATCAGCAAAGTGTATCAACGATTCCGAAAATGCTTTCCAAATGTACTCGAGGAGCAAATAGTTCACCATGACGATACCAAGTTCAGTTTCATCGAAGTCGTTGGTTACACGGACCGATGGGTGTGGCAAAGAAATGACACGGAAATCTGGAGACAAG CTGTGGAACACCATTTCCAGAACAGTCCTCACCACCCACAATACCATTCAGCGAGCTCAGAGGTCAAATTCTCTTTCGCTAACAAGAAAGATATGAAATTTGTGGACATGCCCATTGCCG ATCTGGAGGAGAGCATTATTGACATGTTGGCTTGCGAGTGGGAGAGAGGTTTGGCCGGATCAGCCACAGCAACGAGCTCGGAGTTGGCCACGATTAGCCCGGCTTATCTAAAACGGTACACAAAGGCGGATCGAGAACGAGTTTGTGGTTATTTGAACGAGATTGACACCTCTGGCCTTTGA